From Mucilaginibacter rubeus, a single genomic window includes:
- a CDS encoding YncE family protein has protein sequence MKSLKLQHLFIACAVATTLASCHKDKKVVPDDKPTAERAGLYVLDQGNLGSPNSALTYYDYTSKSLTADIFQSANGKGLGNTANDLKIYGAKMYIVVDKSGTVEVVNPKTAKSIKQVLFQNADKSSREPRSIAFYKGNAYVTLYDNNVAVLDTATLTVSKYIPVGRNPEQLAVSNGKLYVVNGGGLSYPDVDKTVSIIDLTTLAVTKTLEVGVNPYAVSVDSYGDVFVHSYNLYPANPELTIIDSKTDVVKSKNDFAGGPFSINGDVAYYIASDGTVKTYDVKNLKALSSNFVTDGTTFTSAYAVVADTQTGEVFVTDAKDYKSNGLVFAFDKNGKKEYNLTTGINPGSVVFVNK, from the coding sequence ATGAAATCACTTAAACTCCAACATTTATTTATAGCCTGTGCTGTTGCTACTACCCTGGCATCATGCCATAAGGATAAAAAGGTTGTACCCGATGATAAACCAACCGCAGAAAGAGCCGGCTTGTACGTTTTAGACCAGGGTAACCTTGGTTCGCCAAATAGTGCTTTAACTTATTATGATTACACCTCTAAAAGTTTAACCGCCGATATTTTCCAGTCGGCTAATGGCAAAGGTTTGGGCAATACAGCTAACGACCTTAAAATATACGGTGCCAAAATGTATATCGTGGTGGATAAATCAGGCACTGTTGAGGTGGTTAATCCTAAAACAGCAAAATCAATTAAACAGGTACTTTTTCAAAACGCAGATAAATCATCGCGCGAGCCACGCTCAATAGCTTTTTATAAAGGCAATGCGTACGTTACGCTGTATGATAACAATGTTGCTGTTTTAGATACTGCGACGCTTACAGTGAGTAAATATATCCCGGTTGGCCGCAACCCTGAGCAACTGGCTGTTAGTAATGGCAAATTGTACGTGGTTAATGGCGGCGGTTTAAGCTATCCTGATGTAGATAAAACGGTATCAATTATCGACTTGACAACTTTAGCCGTTACCAAAACCCTTGAGGTTGGCGTAAACCCGTATGCTGTTAGCGTTGATAGCTATGGCGATGTTTTTGTTCACTCTTACAATTTATATCCGGCCAATCCTGAGCTGACTATTATTGATAGCAAAACAGATGTAGTTAAATCAAAAAACGACTTTGCAGGTGGTCCGTTTTCAATCAACGGCGATGTTGCTTATTATATAGCTTCAGACGGAACAGTGAAAACATACGATGTAAAGAACCTGAAAGCCCTGTCGTCAAATTTTGTTACCGACGGCACAACCTTTACCAGTGCTTATGCCGTAGTAGCTGATACGCAAACAGGCGAAGTTTTTGTTACCGATGCCAAAGATTATAAATCAAACGGTTTGGTATTTGCTTTTGATAAAAACGGTAAAAAAGAATACAACCTTACAACCGGCATTAACCCTGGAAGCGTTGTTTTCGTAAACAAATAA
- a CDS encoding DUF6580 family putative transport protein, with protein sequence MSAKDNTNRNLILILMILVVAAFRLLAFKYKELSNFNPVGAIALFGGAYFKSKWKGYVTVLLALFSTDIVINYLYTSKLTFWYSGAEWVYLCFALMVLVGNLLEKVNVANVLLASIAAVLIHWLITDLPWLYGTLYPHTLAGYGESLVKAIPFEQNMALGTLVFSGILFGSFELAKSKYTFLQDKKQLAL encoded by the coding sequence ATGAGCGCAAAAGATAACACCAACCGCAACCTGATCCTGATTTTGATGATCCTGGTTGTTGCCGCATTCAGGCTTTTAGCATTTAAGTATAAAGAATTGAGCAATTTTAACCCGGTAGGTGCAATTGCATTATTTGGCGGTGCTTATTTTAAATCAAAATGGAAAGGCTATGTAACGGTGTTGCTTGCCCTGTTCTCAACTGATATTGTGATTAATTACCTGTATACTTCAAAACTAACATTTTGGTATTCCGGTGCCGAGTGGGTGTATTTGTGCTTTGCGTTAATGGTACTGGTGGGTAATTTGCTTGAAAAGGTAAATGTTGCCAACGTACTTTTAGCATCGATAGCTGCGGTTTTAATTCACTGGTTAATTACCGATTTGCCATGGTTATATGGTACGCTTTACCCGCATACCTTAGCTGGTTATGGCGAATCGCTGGTAAAAGCTATTCCGTTTGAGCAAAATATGGCGCTTGGAACTTTGGTGTTCAGCGGTATACTTTTCGGTAGTTTTGAGCTGGCTAAGAGTAAGTACACTTTTCTGCAGGATAAAAAGCAATTGGCTTTATAA
- a CDS encoding SIR2 family NAD-dependent protein deacylase, translated as MKNIVILTGAGISAESGLKTFRDSDGLWEGYNIQDVATPEAWEHNPVMVQQFYNERRKTVLEAKPNAAHYALAALEEKYKVTIITQNIDDLHERAGSSTVVHLHGIITRSQSSINPELTYPIDGWEIKMGEMCELGSQLRAHVVWFGEPVPMIEHAAMICTSADIFILIGSSLAVYPAAGLIGYIDRDVPKYIIDPNIPSVNVRGEVIKIQEKATIGVPALVDELLKD; from the coding sequence ATGAAAAATATCGTAATATTAACCGGTGCGGGCATTAGCGCGGAGAGTGGCTTAAAAACATTCAGAGATAGCGACGGCCTATGGGAGGGTTATAACATTCAAGATGTGGCCACGCCCGAAGCCTGGGAACATAACCCGGTTATGGTGCAGCAGTTTTATAACGAGCGGCGCAAAACAGTACTGGAGGCAAAGCCAAATGCTGCACACTACGCGCTTGCCGCACTTGAGGAAAAATATAAGGTAACTATCATTACCCAAAACATCGACGACCTTCATGAAAGGGCCGGGTCATCCACCGTTGTGCATTTGCACGGAATCATCACGCGGTCGCAATCAAGCATTAATCCAGAGTTGACTTATCCTATTGATGGCTGGGAGATTAAAATGGGTGAAATGTGCGAATTAGGTTCGCAATTGCGGGCCCATGTGGTATGGTTTGGCGAGCCTGTGCCCATGATTGAACATGCAGCAATGATTTGTACCAGTGCTGATATTTTTATCCTCATCGGTTCGTCACTGGCCGTTTACCCTGCAGCAGGACTGATAGGTTATATTGATCGTGATGTTCCGAAATATATTATCGATCCGAATATTCCATCCGTAAATGTAAGGGGTGAAGTAATTAAGATCCAGGAAAAGGCAACAATTGGCGTACCTGCATTGGTGGATGAATTATTGAAAGATTAA
- a CDS encoding diphthine--ammonia ligase — translation MKCIFNWSGGKDSALALYYCLQNPDLEIAYLVTTINDAADRISMHGVRTELLIKQAEAIGIPLYQIRLPEMPGMKEYDDVMRYHLTRFKDEGITHSIFGDIFLQDLKDYRDARLNEAGLKGIYPLWKRDTSELINEFLDLGFGTVIACTQQRLERIVGKEISHELIDALPDDVDVCGENGEFHTFTYKGPIFTKPINYKTGAKVFKEYAAPKNADDSCAAAADPKPSGFWYCDLLLD, via the coding sequence ATGAAATGCATCTTCAATTGGAGTGGCGGTAAAGACAGCGCCCTCGCGTTATACTACTGCCTGCAGAATCCGGATCTTGAAATTGCTTATCTTGTTACTACTATCAATGACGCGGCCGACAGGATTTCTATGCACGGCGTCAGAACTGAGCTGCTGATAAAACAAGCCGAAGCTATCGGTATTCCATTATACCAGATTCGCTTGCCCGAAATGCCGGGGATGAAAGAGTATGATGACGTGATGCGTTATCACCTCACTCGTTTTAAAGACGAGGGTATAACGCATTCCATTTTTGGAGATATATTTTTACAGGACCTGAAAGATTATCGTGATGCTCGGTTGAATGAAGCCGGGCTTAAAGGTATTTACCCTTTATGGAAAAGGGATACATCCGAACTGATTAATGAATTTCTGGATCTTGGTTTTGGAACTGTTATAGCCTGTACTCAACAACGTTTGGAGCGGATAGTTGGGAAAGAAATAAGCCACGAATTGATTGATGCTTTACCCGATGATGTTGATGTTTGCGGCGAGAACGGGGAGTTCCATACCTTCACTTATAAAGGGCCGATTTTCACCAAACCGATAAATTATAAAACGGGTGCGAAAGTTTTCAAGGAGTACGCCGCCCCTAAAAATGCCGATGATTCCTGTGCAGCTGCCGCTGATCCAAAACCTTCCGGTTTTTGGTATTGTGACCTTTTATTGGACTAA
- a CDS encoding DUF3291 domain-containing protein, whose product MVVSLTIIRYRKLFIPFALLAMAIHRLPLLMQKGCSFYKLLGSGKNGTFDLEPDWQQWGLLACWDNRDDFDVFHKQSFVASWWKTLGTESWTMLCIPLQSHGSWDGKEPFGKPETSDINGPVAVLTRATIRFSRLKNFWANVDTVANMMTSAPGYVNSFGIGEAPVCRQATFSVWENLDHVKNFAYKSPEHAEVIKKTRSEGWYSEELFARFKPIASFGTINGKDPLNGLLNK is encoded by the coding sequence ATGGTTGTTAGTCTCACTATAATCCGCTACCGAAAGCTATTTATTCCCTTCGCCTTGCTGGCCATGGCCATTCACCGCCTGCCCTTGCTGATGCAAAAAGGATGTAGCTTTTACAAATTGCTTGGCTCGGGCAAAAACGGAACTTTCGACCTTGAGCCCGACTGGCAGCAATGGGGCTTATTAGCATGCTGGGATAACCGTGATGATTTTGACGTATTTCACAAACAGTCATTTGTAGCTTCCTGGTGGAAAACATTGGGCACCGAAAGTTGGACAATGCTTTGTATCCCCCTGCAAAGTCATGGAAGCTGGGACGGCAAAGAGCCTTTCGGCAAGCCCGAAACGAGCGATATAAACGGCCCGGTCGCTGTACTTACGCGTGCCACTATCCGCTTTAGCAGATTAAAAAACTTTTGGGCTAACGTTGATACCGTTGCCAATATGATGACGTCAGCTCCTGGCTATGTAAATTCTTTCGGTATAGGTGAAGCTCCGGTATGCCGGCAGGCTACATTTTCTGTTTGGGAAAACCTGGATCACGTAAAAAACTTTGCCTATAAAAGTCCCGAACATGCTGAAGTTATAAAAAAGACAAGAAGTGAGGGCTGGTATAGCGAAGAACTTTTTGCCCGCTTTAAACCGATTGCCAGCTTTGGCACTATTAACGGAAAAGACCCGCTTAATGGCTTACTGAATAAATAA
- a CDS encoding GAF domain-containing protein has product MAEDLSINTSTDKVEQYTTLIPQIEALLYGESDLVANMANVAAALKEQFKWFWVGFYLVKENELVLGPFQGPVACTRIGLGKGVCGSAWQQAKTLVVPDVEAFPGHIACSSLSRSEIVVPVFKGDGVVAVLDVDSELLDQFNETDAQYLGQIVKLINF; this is encoded by the coding sequence ATGGCAGAGGATCTATCAATAAACACATCAACCGATAAAGTTGAACAATATACTACGCTTATCCCTCAAATTGAGGCTTTACTATACGGCGAGTCTGACCTGGTGGCCAACATGGCTAACGTTGCGGCAGCTTTAAAAGAGCAGTTTAAATGGTTTTGGGTTGGGTTTTACCTGGTTAAAGAAAATGAACTGGTTTTGGGACCGTTTCAGGGGCCGGTAGCCTGTACCCGTATTGGCTTAGGAAAAGGTGTTTGCGGATCGGCATGGCAACAGGCAAAAACATTGGTTGTGCCCGATGTTGAAGCGTTCCCAGGGCATATTGCCTGTAGTTCACTTTCTCGTTCGGAGATCGTAGTGCCTGTATTTAAAGGTGACGGTGTTGTTGCGGTGCTTGATGTAGACAGCGAATTACTCGATCAGTTCAATGAAACCGACGCGCAGTATCTTGGGCAAATTGTAAAGCTTATCAATTTTTAA
- a CDS encoding alpha/beta hydrolase, whose product MSRIYLIAGLGADTRVYNNIGLGYEHEVIMVDWVEPDLNDTLITYAQKLIYQYDIQENSVLIGNSLGGVVAIEIAKLIPVEKVILISSIKTSDEAPRYFKLFRTLPIYKLIPGKVFNSMGGMVKPLFGHMSKEDAWLFGDMLRKSSPVFMKWAMYAILHWKNEVIPPNLYHITGDKDLVFDYKRIKGATIVKGGTHIMIFDKAKEINILLKGILKK is encoded by the coding sequence ATGAGCCGAATCTACCTTATCGCCGGTCTTGGTGCGGATACGCGCGTTTACAATAATATCGGCCTTGGTTATGAGCACGAAGTAATTATGGTTGATTGGGTAGAACCTGATCTAAATGACACTTTAATTACCTATGCTCAAAAGCTTATTTATCAATATGATATACAGGAAAATTCGGTACTGATAGGTAACTCTCTGGGCGGAGTTGTCGCGATAGAAATTGCTAAGCTTATCCCGGTTGAAAAGGTTATTTTGATCTCCAGTATCAAGACAAGTGACGAAGCTCCACGGTATTTTAAGCTCTTCCGGACGCTGCCCATTTACAAACTTATCCCCGGCAAGGTATTCAATTCAATGGGAGGTATGGTAAAGCCATTGTTCGGACACATGAGCAAGGAGGATGCATGGTTATTTGGCGATATGCTTAGAAAGTCATCGCCCGTATTTATGAAGTGGGCTATGTATGCTATTCTGCATTGGAAGAATGAAGTTATCCCTCCAAATCTGTATCATATCACCGGCGATAAAGACCTTGTGTTTGATTATAAAAGAATAAAAGGTGCTACCATTGTTAAAGGCGGCACGCATATCATGATCTTCGACAAAGCAAAAGAGATCAATATTTTATTGAAGGGAATCCTGAAAAAATGA
- a CDS encoding DNA-3-methyladenine glycosylase, with translation MKLPESYYLGDDVVSISKDLLGKYLFTCIDGVTTGGYIVETEAYNGVVDKASHAFGNRLTPRTKTMFMQGGIAYVYLCYGIHEMFNIVTSVEGRPQAILIRAIQPTDGIEAMQARRNMSVLKPNITAGPGSVAKALGISRNINAFSLQGDTIWIEDRGLHFPDEQIKAGPRIGVAYAAEDALLPYRFYVKGNVYVSKPNK, from the coding sequence ATGAAATTACCTGAAAGTTATTACCTCGGTGATGATGTTGTGAGCATCAGTAAAGATTTGTTGGGCAAGTATTTATTTACCTGTATCGATGGTGTAACTACTGGTGGGTATATTGTTGAAACAGAGGCCTATAATGGTGTTGTAGATAAAGCTTCGCATGCTTTTGGTAATCGCCTTACGCCCCGGACTAAAACCATGTTCATGCAGGGCGGCATTGCTTACGTTTATCTCTGTTACGGCATTCATGAAATGTTCAATATCGTTACTTCTGTTGAAGGGCGCCCACAGGCTATTCTCATCAGGGCTATTCAGCCAACTGATGGAATAGAAGCTATGCAGGCACGGCGCAATATGTCGGTGTTGAAGCCAAACATTACCGCTGGCCCCGGATCTGTGGCTAAAGCTTTGGGAATTTCACGTAACATTAACGCTTTTAGTTTGCAAGGCGATACAATATGGATTGAAGATCGTGGTTTGCACTTTCCTGACGAACAAATAAAAGCTGGCCCGCGTATTGGCGTGGCTTATGCGGCAGAAGATGCATTGCTACCATATCGCTTCTATGTAAAAGGGAATGTTTACGTGAGTAAGCCTAATAAATAA
- the kynU gene encoding kynureninase: MKYQNDLAFARQLDEQDPLRDFRNRFLLPQHNGEDAVYLCGNSLGLQPASAQQYLADQLANWKNLAVEGWFQGNDPWLNYHKSLTGSIARIVGAQENEVAVMNSLTVNLHLLMVSFYKPDNKRFKIIMEGGAFPSDQYAMESQVRFHGYDPKDAIIEIFPREGELTLSTEDILNVIDQNKNELALVLFGGINYYTGQFFDLKAITDAAHEAGAYAGFDLAHAAGNVSVQLHDWGVDFACWCSYKYMNSGPGGISGIFVHEKHFTDKELNRFAGWWGYRRDKQFLMAPGFDPEVGAAGWQVSTAPILLLALFKASMAIFDDAGGLDVLRKKSLRLTAYLEFLIHEINKQQEEEVYSIITPADPAARGCQLSVVCKRNARVIFNYLSQNGVIGDWREPDVIRLSPVPLYNTFEDVYKAARLMADALKAI, from the coding sequence ATGAAGTATCAAAATGATCTGGCATTTGCCCGGCAACTGGATGAGCAGGATCCGTTAAGGGATTTCAGAAACCGCTTTCTGCTCCCTCAGCATAACGGTGAAGATGCAGTTTACCTTTGCGGTAATTCACTTGGTTTGCAGCCGGCCTCGGCACAGCAATATTTGGCAGATCAGTTAGCTAACTGGAAAAACCTCGCGGTTGAAGGCTGGTTTCAGGGCAACGATCCATGGCTCAACTATCATAAATCCCTTACCGGTTCAATTGCCCGTATTGTCGGGGCGCAGGAAAATGAAGTTGCTGTAATGAATTCACTTACAGTAAATCTTCATTTATTGATGGTAAGTTTTTATAAACCAGACAATAAACGTTTTAAAATCATCATGGAAGGAGGGGCGTTTCCTTCAGATCAGTATGCAATGGAAAGTCAGGTGAGGTTTCATGGGTACGATCCCAAAGATGCCATAATCGAAATTTTTCCACGCGAAGGCGAACTCACTTTAAGCACAGAAGATATTCTAAATGTTATTGATCAAAATAAAAATGAACTCGCTTTAGTGCTGTTTGGCGGGATCAATTATTACACGGGTCAGTTCTTTGATCTGAAAGCCATAACGGATGCGGCTCACGAAGCGGGAGCTTATGCTGGTTTTGACCTGGCTCATGCCGCGGGAAACGTATCTGTTCAGCTACACGACTGGGGCGTTGATTTTGCCTGCTGGTGTTCGTACAAGTATATGAACTCAGGGCCTGGTGGCATAAGCGGTATTTTTGTGCACGAAAAACATTTTACCGATAAAGAGCTGAACAGGTTTGCAGGTTGGTGGGGATATCGCCGTGATAAGCAATTTTTAATGGCACCAGGCTTTGATCCGGAGGTGGGCGCTGCCGGATGGCAGGTGAGTACCGCGCCGATTTTGCTTCTCGCGCTATTTAAAGCTTCTATGGCTATTTTTGACGATGCAGGTGGGTTAGATGTCCTGCGCAAAAAAAGTCTTCGTTTAACAGCCTATTTGGAGTTTTTGATTCATGAGATCAATAAACAGCAGGAAGAGGAGGTTTACAGTATCATTACGCCTGCTGATCCAGCTGCCCGTGGTTGTCAGCTTTCGGTAGTTTGCAAGCGTAACGCCAGGGTTATTTTTAATTACCTTTCACAAAATGGTGTTATAGGCGATTGGCGTGAACCCGACGTGATCCGCCTGAGCCCTGTACCGCTTTATAATACATTTGAAGACGTTTACAAAGCAGCCAGATTGATGGCTGATGCACTTAAAGCTATTTAA
- a CDS encoding bestrophin family protein produces MVYYNPKEWFSFIFKINKAETLRELFPLMLAVGAYSGVVTYLIIDFWHLPETSILRKVIFIHQTIGFVFSLLLAFRINSAYDRWWEGRKIWGSLVNNSRNLAIKLKHLIGENDLAFFNYAIPRYSRVLRDHLRDEYVPEDQSFITIDATKHVPNQVASEMIKNIYRLNKEGVINPEQLFSITAEITSFTDICGACERIKKTPIPFSYNVFIKKFIFTYIMTLPFTWAFDLKYFIIPVIAFVLFVFASIELLAEEIEDPFGRDANDLPLDSICDNIQKHIGELIG; encoded by the coding sequence ATGGTCTATTACAATCCCAAGGAATGGTTTTCATTCATCTTTAAAATAAACAAAGCCGAGACACTTCGCGAGCTATTCCCACTGATGCTTGCCGTAGGTGCTTACTCTGGTGTAGTCACTTATTTAATTATTGATTTTTGGCATCTGCCCGAAACAAGCATACTCAGGAAGGTAATCTTTATTCATCAAACCATTGGTTTCGTGTTTTCATTGCTGCTCGCTTTTCGGATCAACTCGGCTTATGACCGTTGGTGGGAAGGCCGTAAGATCTGGGGGAGCCTGGTAAACAATAGTCGTAATCTTGCTATCAAGTTAAAGCATCTGATAGGCGAAAATGATCTCGCCTTTTTTAACTACGCTATTCCTCGGTATTCCAGGGTACTGCGTGATCATTTACGGGATGAATATGTTCCCGAAGATCAGTCGTTCATTACTATCGACGCTACAAAGCATGTGCCTAACCAGGTTGCATCTGAGATGATCAAAAACATATACAGGCTCAACAAAGAAGGTGTTATAAATCCGGAGCAATTATTTAGCATAACTGCCGAAATTACTTCTTTTACAGATATTTGTGGTGCTTGTGAGCGTATCAAGAAAACGCCTATTCCGTTTTCGTACAATGTGTTCATTAAGAAGTTTATCTTCACCTATATCATGACGCTGCCCTTTACCTGGGCTTTTGACCTGAAGTATTTTATTATCCCCGTAATTGCTTTTGTGCTTTTTGTTTTCGCAAGTATTGAGTTATTGGCTGAAGAAATTGAAGATCCCTTTGGTCGCGATGCTAATGACTTACCTTTGGATAGCATTTGTGACAATATTCAAAAGCATATAGGAGAGTTGATAGGATAA
- a CDS encoding histone deacetylase, which yields MLKIAYDPIYAHPLPEGHRFPMLKYELIPAQLLHEGVVNKENLFSPDVLEENFIIRTHHENYWHQLRDLTLPPKEQRRTGFPLSARLVEREIRIAKGTIDGCRYAFESGVAFNVAGGTHHAGSNWGEGFCLLNDQAIAANYLLDNGLSKSILIIDLDVHQGNGTAEIFEREPRVFTFSMHGANNFPYRKERSDLDIPLQDGVSDEEFLEILKNTLPRLIEQQKPDFIFYLSGVDVLATDKLGKLALSKEACKARDQFVFEQCIKHSIPLQVSMGGGYSPQIRDIVDAHCNTFKAAIDLYF from the coding sequence ATGCTCAAGATAGCCTACGACCCAATTTACGCTCATCCACTACCAGAAGGGCATCGTTTTCCGATGCTGAAGTACGAGCTGATCCCTGCCCAGTTGTTGCATGAGGGGGTGGTCAATAAAGAGAATCTGTTTTCGCCGGATGTGCTTGAGGAAAATTTCATCATCCGTACCCATCACGAAAACTACTGGCATCAATTGCGGGATTTAACACTGCCGCCCAAAGAGCAACGTCGTACAGGTTTTCCTTTATCGGCACGATTGGTAGAGCGTGAAATCAGGATTGCAAAAGGTACCATTGATGGCTGCCGGTATGCTTTTGAGAGTGGAGTCGCGTTTAATGTAGCCGGTGGTACCCATCATGCAGGCAGTAACTGGGGCGAGGGGTTTTGTTTATTGAACGACCAGGCAATAGCTGCTAATTATTTATTAGATAATGGGTTATCTAAATCTATCTTAATAATTGATTTAGATGTTCACCAGGGTAATGGCACCGCCGAGATCTTTGAAAGGGAACCAAGGGTGTTCACATTCTCTATGCATGGGGCTAATAATTTCCCCTACAGAAAGGAACGCTCTGATCTGGACATTCCACTACAGGACGGTGTAAGCGATGAGGAATTTCTTGAGATTCTTAAAAATACTTTGCCCCGGTTAATTGAACAACAAAAGCCGGACTTCATTTTTTACCTTTCCGGAGTGGACGTTTTGGCTACCGATAAGTTGGGAAAACTGGCTTTGAGCAAAGAGGCATGCAAGGCCCGCGATCAGTTTGTTTTTGAACAATGCATTAAACACAGCATCCCGCTACAGGTAAGCATGGGAGGTGGTTATTCGCCTCAAATAAGAGATATTGTAGACGCACACTGCAATACCTTTAAAGCCGCCATCGATCTTTATTTTTAG
- a CDS encoding MATE family efflux transporter encodes MRSVYQKYKPYYLESLKLAIPVIISNVGHTAVQMSDTIIVGHFAGTVSLAAVSMVNSLFMVPLVIGMGISYGLTPLIAQNNGRKNHKECGLLLSNSLFLNMLSGVILFCGIYFGTMLLIGHLDQSPEVVKEAKPYLFLLSLSLIPLLIFNTFKQFAEGLGFTKQAMMISIWGNIINILLGITFVKGLFGIQPMGIRGVGYSTLIDRCVMAIVMAIYIFRSKNFKTYLTDFAVKNIDRIRGIQIMKIGAPVAMQYTFEISAFGGAALLVGSIGVVAQAAHQVAITMASMTYMMASGIAAAAAIKSGNYFGVNDHRNLRLAAISNYHIVLLFMSFTALIFALARNFLPWIITSDKEVIAIASQLLIIAALFQLFDGAQVVGLGVLRGMGDVNIPTVITFLAYWVLGLPIGYLLGIKFNLGVYGVWYGLVLGLAAASILLFIRFNRLSKSQKIKPAVPIIAKD; translated from the coding sequence ATGAGATCCGTTTACCAAAAATACAAGCCTTATTATCTCGAAAGCCTTAAGCTGGCTATCCCCGTAATTATATCAAACGTTGGCCATACGGCCGTTCAAATGTCTGATACCATTATTGTGGGCCATTTTGCCGGCACTGTTTCACTCGCCGCGGTATCAATGGTAAACAGCCTGTTTATGGTTCCGCTGGTTATCGGGATGGGGATTTCTTATGGTTTAACTCCGCTTATAGCCCAAAACAACGGGCGCAAAAATCATAAAGAATGTGGGTTGTTGCTTTCCAATAGCTTATTTCTGAATATGCTGAGCGGCGTCATTCTGTTCTGTGGTATTTACTTTGGCACCATGCTGCTTATTGGTCATCTCGACCAATCGCCTGAAGTTGTGAAGGAAGCTAAACCGTATTTATTTCTGCTTAGCTTGTCCCTCATACCCTTGCTTATCTTCAATACTTTTAAACAATTTGCCGAAGGCTTGGGCTTTACCAAGCAAGCCATGATGATATCCATTTGGGGGAACATCATTAATATTTTATTAGGGATAACATTTGTTAAAGGCCTGTTCGGTATACAGCCCATGGGTATCAGAGGTGTTGGTTACAGCACACTTATCGACCGTTGTGTGATGGCCATTGTTATGGCGATTTATATTTTCCGGTCAAAGAATTTTAAAACTTACCTGACGGATTTTGCTGTAAAAAATATAGATAGGATCCGCGGCATTCAGATCATGAAAATTGGTGCGCCTGTTGCTATGCAATACACCTTCGAGATCAGCGCGTTTGGCGGTGCTGCTTTGTTAGTGGGCTCCATTGGCGTTGTTGCGCAGGCTGCACACCAGGTAGCTATAACTATGGCTTCTATGACATATATGATGGCAAGTGGCATTGCGGCAGCTGCGGCTATTAAATCGGGAAATTATTTTGGCGTAAACGATCATCGAAATTTAAGGCTGGCCGCTATTTCCAACTACCATATTGTATTGCTGTTCATGAGCTTTACCGCATTGATATTTGCATTGGCCAGAAATTTTTTACCATGGATAATTACATCAGATAAAGAGGTTATAGCAATTGCATCACAGCTACTTATCATTGCAGCATTATTTCAGTTATTTGACGGCGCACAGGTTGTTGGCCTGGGTGTATTAAGAGGCATGGGCGATGTAAATATCCCAACGGTAATTACCTTTCTGGCTTATTGGGTACTTGGATTACCTATCGGCTATCTGCTTGGCATAAAATTTAACCTGGGAGTTTACGGCGTTTGGTACGGCCTTGTACTTGGCTTAGCGGCAGCATCGATACTGTTGTTTATACGATTTAACCGGCTTAGCAAAAGCCAGAAAATAAAGCCTGCTGTGCCGATAATAGCAAAAGACTAA
- a CDS encoding ATP-binding protein, giving the protein MIKTNVKKLIFDGEGVSVDFKKTITSCEKIARTMVSFANNKGGKLLIGVTDDGTIKGVKSDDEERYMITRAAHFFSRPALEPVFEEVYFDEKLVLVVEIEASDLKPHYALAEDGKWWAYVRVKDKSVLASKIVLEVLKRSSNDQGVLIEYSDSERTLLGHLEKVGRITIKECSELLKVGRRRAQNVLVDLILSGLIKINTTEKEEFYTAC; this is encoded by the coding sequence ATGATCAAAACAAACGTTAAGAAGCTGATTTTTGATGGAGAAGGCGTAAGTGTCGACTTTAAAAAAACCATAACCAGCTGCGAAAAAATAGCCCGGACAATGGTATCCTTTGCTAATAACAAAGGTGGTAAACTGCTTATTGGCGTAACTGATGATGGCACAATAAAAGGTGTAAAATCTGACGACGAGGAACGGTACATGATTACAAGGGCGGCCCATTTTTTTTCCAGACCGGCACTTGAGCCAGTTTTTGAAGAGGTATATTTTGATGAAAAACTGGTACTTGTTGTAGAAATAGAAGCGAGCGACCTGAAACCTCACTACGCACTTGCCGAAGATGGAAAATGGTGGGCTTATGTACGCGTAAAGGACAAGAGTGTACTGGCCAGTAAAATTGTACTGGAGGTTTTAAAACGTTCGTCCAATGATCAGGGTGTTTTAATTGAATATTCTGACAGCGAGAGAACCTTGCTCGGCCATCTTGAAAAAGTTGGGCGCATCACGATAAAAGAGTGCAGCGAACTCCTTAAGGTCGGTCGCCGTCGTGCTCAGAATGTACTTGTCGATCTGATATTATCCGGCCTGATCAAGATTAACACAACCGAGAAGGAAGAATTTTATACAGCCTGCTGA